A window of Streptomyces sp. Je 1-332 genomic DNA:
GAGGCCATCGACGCCCTCGGCTTCCGGCGCAACGACAGCGCGCGCGTCCTGCGCAAGGGCCGCACGGCCAGCATCGGACTCGTGCTCGAAGACCTCGCCGACCCCTTCTACGGCCCCCTCAGCCGCGCCGTGGAGGAAGTGGCCCGCGCGCACGGCGCGCTGCTCATCAACGGGTCGAGCGCCGAGGACCCGGACCGCGAGCAGGAGTTGGTGCTCGCGCTGTGCGCGCGCCGGGTCGACGGTCTCGTCGTCATTCCCGCCGGTGACGACCACCGCTATCTGGAGCCGGAGATCGCCGCCGGTGTCGCGACCGTCTTCGTCGACCGGCCCGCCGGGAAGATCGACGCCGATGTCGTGCTCTCCGACAGCTTCGGCGGCGCGCGCGACGGCGTCGCCCATCTCATCGCCCACGGTCACCGCCGCATCGGGTTCATCGGTGACCAGCCGCGCATCCACACCGCGATAGAGCGCCTGCGCGGCTACCGCGCCGCCATGGAGGACGCGGGCATCCCCGTCGAGGACGAGTGGATGTCCCTGGGCCCCACCGCCCCGGACCGCGTCGAGCAGGCCACCAGGACGATGCTGGGCGGCTCCGCACCCGTCACAGCGATCTTCGCGGGCAACAACCGTGTGACGGTGACGGTCGTCCGGGTGCTCGCCGGGCTGACCCGCCCCGTGGCTCTCGTCGGCTTCGACGACATCGAGCTGGCGGATCTGCTGCAGCCGGGCGTGACCGTCGTCGCGCAGGACGCCGCGCAGCTCGGCAGGACGGCCGCCGAGCGCCTGTTCCGGCAGCTGGACGGCGCGTCCGACGCCCCGGAGCGCATCGAACTCCCCACGCGTCTCATCAAGCGCGGGTCGGGCGAACTGCCGCCCGCGGGCTGACGATTGGCGGGCGGGGTGCGGGCGCGGTCAGCCGGCGGGGTCCGGGCAGCCACCGCTGCCCCGCTGTCGGTGACACCACTGTGCGTGGCTCACCTACAACGGGGCAGAGGTGACAGCGCGTGCCGGGAGTTACTTTCCGTGCGGCGTGAGGTCGCCGCGGCGCGGGCCCGAGAAGCTCTGCAGGCGGGCCAGCGTCAGGCCGGTGAGCCGGGTGACCTCGCCGACGTCGAGGGCGCCGCAGTCCAGGCCGCGCAGGAGGTATCCGGCGAGCGCCTTGGCCGAGGCCGGCTCGTCCGCCACGTCGCCTCCCTCGCGGTGGGCGGCGTACGCGGAAAGACGCGCGGCGGCCTGCTCGAAGCCCTCGCGGTAGAACGCGAACACGGCGGCGTAGCGCGTGGGGATGTGGCCGGGGTGCATGTCCCAGCCCTGGTAGTAGGCGCGGGCCAGGGCGCGGCGCGTGAGGCCGTAGTGCAGCCGCCAGGCGTCGTGGACCTTCTCCGTGGTGCCGATGGGCAGGACGTTGGTGGAACCGTCCGAGACGCGTACACCGGTGCCCGCGGCGGCGACCTGCATGATCGCCTTGGCGTGGTCGGCGGCCGGGTGGTCGCTGGTCTGGTACGCGGCGCTGACGCCGAGGCAGGCGCTGTAGTCGAAGGTGCCGTAGTGCAGGCCGGTGGCGCGGCCCTCGGCGGCGCCGATCATGCGGGCCACGGTGGCGGTGCCGTCGGTGGCGAGGATGGACTGGCTGGTCTCGATCTGGATCTCGAAGCCGATCCGGCCGGGCTCCAGACCGCGTACCTTCTCGAACTCCTCCAGGAGGCGCACCATCGCGGTGACCTGCTCGGGGTAGGTGACCTTGGGCAGCGTCAGGACGAGGCCGTCGGGAAGGCCGCCGGCCTCCATGAGGCCGGACAGGAAGATGTCGAGGGTGCGGATGGCGCGGTCGCGCACGTTCTCCTCGAAGCACTTCATGCGGATGCCCATGTACGGCGCCGCGGTGCCGTTCTTGTACGCCTCGGAGATCAGGCGGGCCGCGCGGGCGGCGTCCTGGTCCTCGTCCGCGCCCTTGTAGCCGTCCTCGAAGTCGATGCGCAGGTCCTCGATCGGCTCGCGCTCCAGCTTGGCGCGTACGCGGTCGTAGACCGGAGCGGCCAGGCCGTCGGCGAGACCGAGGACGGACGCGAAGGTGGCGGCGTCCGGAGCGTGCTCGTCGAGCGCCTTCAGGGCCTGGTCACCCCACGTACGGATGGTGTCGGCGCCGAAGAGCTCACCGGGGACGTACACGGTGTGGACCGGCTGGCGGGTGCCCGGGTCGCCGGGGTAGCGGCGCTCGAGCTCCGCGTCCACCGGGGCGAGGGAAGCGCTGATGCCCTCGCTGACCGCGCCCGCGAGGCTCGTTGCCACCGTCTCTTGCTGACCCATTCCTGCACCCTCCACACGCTCGGACCACTCACTCGGGACCACACATCAGGATCACTCGATTTCCGCTTAACGGAATCAACAATCCGCATGGCGAAGTTATCCGGCGACCTTCCCGCTGGTCAACACCCTCTCGTCTGCCGGACCTCGTCCGTTCATCCCTGTCTCAGATCCTGCTTCCGCACTCGCGTGCCCGCACCTCATCCTGACCGCCACCCACTGAAGGAGACCGCGTGCCGAATGACACCCGAGTAACGCGCCGCTTCGGCCTGCAGACCGCGCTCGCCGCGGTGGCCGTGCCCTTGTTCACCACCGCGCTGGCCGCCTCGCCCGTCCACGCGGTGGAGCGCGCGGGGCGCCGCCTGGAGGTCATGTCGTTCAACCTCCGTTACGCGAGCACCACGCCGCCCAACACCTGGGCCGACCGCCGACCGGTGGCCCGGGAACTGCTGCGCCGCGGGCGCCCTCATGTCATCGGCACCCAGGAAGGCCTCTACCAGCAGGTACGGGACATCGCCGAGGATCTGGGGCAGCACTACGACTGGATCGGCACCGGCCGGGCGGGCGGCAGCCGGGACGAGTTCATGAGCGTCTTCTACGACACCCGCAGACTCGCGCCGGTCGAGTACGACCACTACTGGCTCTCGGACACCCCGGACGTCATCGGATCGAACACCTGGGGCGGCGGCTCCATCCGCATGGTCACCTGGGTCCGCTTCCACGACCTGCGCACGGACACCGAGCTGTACGTCCTCAACACCCACCTCGACAACGCGAGTCAGTACGCACGCGCGCGTGCCGCGAGCCTGATCGCCGAACGGATCCCGGCCCTCGACCCGTCCCTGCCGCTCCTGGTCACGGGTGACTTCAACGTCGCGGCGCACAAGAACCCGGTCTACGACACGCTGCTGGGCGCCGGTCTCGTCGACACGTGGGACGCGGCGGACGAGCGCGGCAAGGCGTACGCCACCTTCCACGGATACAAGCCGCTGGTGCCGGACGGTGACCGGATCGACTGGATCCTGGCGACGCCCGGGGTGCGGGTCCACTCGGCGGCCATCAACACCTTCTCGCAGGGCGGACAGTTCCCGAGCGACCATCTGCCGGTGCAGGCTTCGCTGAGCCTGTGACGCGGCGAGGCCCTCGCCCCGCTGTGCGCGGGGCGAGGGCCTCGTTCGATCGATGAGCTCAGCCCTTGCGGGTGTTGACCTCTTCGGTGAGGGCGGGGACGACGTCGAAGAGGTCGCCGACCACGCCGTAGTCGACCAGGTCGAAGATCGGGGCCTCGGCGTCCTTGTTGATCGCCACGATCGTCTTGGAGGTCTGCATGCCCGCCCGGTGCTGGATCGCACCCGAGATACCCGAGGCGATGTACAGCTGCGGGGAGACGGACTTACCGGTCTGGCCGACCTGGTTGGAGTGCGGGTACCAGCCCGCGTCCACCGCCGCGCGCGAGGCGCCGACCGCGGCACCGAGCGAGTCGGCGAGGGACTCGATGAGGTGGAAGTTGTCCGCCCCGTTCACCCCGCGCCCGCCGGAGACCACGATCGCGGCCTCGGTCAGCTCCGGACGCCCGGTCGACTCACGCGGCGTACGCGAGACGACCTTGGTGCCGGTGGCCTGCTCCGAGAAGGACACGGAAAGGGCCTCGACGGCGCCCGCTGCCGGGGCGGCCTCCACGGGGGCCGAGTTCGGCTTGACCGTGACGACCGGGGTGCCGGTGGAGACCCGGGACTTGGTGGTGTAGGAGGCGGCGAACGCGGACTGCGTGGCCACCACACCCTCACCGTCGGCCTCCAGGTCGACGGCGTCGGTGATGATGCCGCCCTTGACCCGCAGCGCCAGACGCGCCGCGATCTCCTTGCCCTCGGCGGAGGAGGGCACCAGCACGGCGGCCGGGGACACCGCGTCGTAGGCGGCCTGCAGCGCGTCGACCTTCGGCACGACCAGGTAGTCGGCGAGCTCGGCGGCGTCGTTGGTGAGGACCTTGACCGCGCCGTGCTCGGCCAGCGCGGCGGCGGTGTCGCCGGCGCCGTTGCCCAGCGCGACGGCGACCGGGTCACCGATCCGGCGGGCCAGCGTCAACAGCTCCAGGGTGGGCTTGCGGACGGCACCGTCCACGTGGTCGACATAGACGAGAACTTCAGCCATGGGACTTCAATCTCCTGCGGTTACGAAGAAGTGGGGCGGATTTTCGGGGGTGGCTGAAGCTCAGATGAACTTCTGGCCCGCGAGGAACTCAGCGAGCTGCTTGCCGCCCTCGCCCTCGTCCTTGACGATCGTGCCCGCGCTGCGCGCGGGACGCTCGGTGGCCGACTCGACCTTCGTCCAGGCACCCTCCAGGCCCACCTGCTCGGCCTCCAGATCCAGATCCGAGAGGTCCCAGGCCTGCACCGGCTTCTTCTTCGCCGCCATGATCCCCTTGAACGAGGGGTAACGCGCCTCGCCCGACTGGTCGGTCACCGACACCACCGCCGGCAGCGAGGCCTCCAGCTGCTCGGAGGCGGCATCGCCGTCCCGGCGGCCCTTGACCACACCATCCGCGACCGACACCTCGGACAGCAGCGTCACCTGCGGCACACCAAGACGCTCGGCCAGCAGCGCCGGCACCACACCCATCGTCCCGTCCGTGGACGCCATGCCCGAGATCACCAGGTCATAGCCGGCCTTCTCGATCGCCTTCGCCAGGACGAGCGACGTACCCAGCGCGTCCGTGCCGTGCAGGTCGTCGTCCTCGACGTGGATCGCCTTGTCCGCGCCCATCGACAGCGCCTTGCGCAACGCGTCCTTGGCATCCTCGGGGCCGACGGTCAGCACGGTGATCTCCGCGTCGTCCGCCTCGTCGGCGATCTGCAGCGCCTGCTCGACCGCGTACTCGTCGAGCTCCGACAGCAGGCCGTCCACGTCATCACGATCGACGGTCAGGTCATCGGCGAAGTGCCGGTCGCCGGTGGCGTCAGGCACGTACTTCACGGTGACAACGATCCTCAAGCTCACGCCGGCTCTCCTACTGCATCGTCTTTACTCGGCTGCTGCCTTGCTCTGGCCACTGCCTTCCTGCAGGCAGCATAGGCGCCTGAAGGGGCGGATCCCGGTCGGGGCGGCCCGCGCTCCGACC
This region includes:
- a CDS encoding LacI family DNA-binding transcriptional regulator, which translates into the protein MKDVAARAGVGLKTVSRVVNGEPGVTPDTERRVQEAIDALGFRRNDSARVLRKGRTASIGLVLEDLADPFYGPLSRAVEEVARAHGALLINGSSAEDPDREQELVLALCARRVDGLVVIPAGDDHRYLEPEIAAGVATVFVDRPAGKIDADVVLSDSFGGARDGVAHLIAHGHRRIGFIGDQPRIHTAIERLRGYRAAMEDAGIPVEDEWMSLGPTAPDRVEQATRTMLGGSAPVTAIFAGNNRVTVTVVRVLAGLTRPVALVGFDDIELADLLQPGVTVVAQDAAQLGRTAAERLFRQLDGASDAPERIELPTRLIKRGSGELPPAG
- a CDS encoding aldolase/citrate lyase family protein; the encoded protein is MGQQETVATSLAGAVSEGISASLAPVDAELERRYPGDPGTRQPVHTVYVPGELFGADTIRTWGDQALKALDEHAPDAATFASVLGLADGLAAPVYDRVRAKLEREPIEDLRIDFEDGYKGADEDQDAARAARLISEAYKNGTAAPYMGIRMKCFEENVRDRAIRTLDIFLSGLMEAGGLPDGLVLTLPKVTYPEQVTAMVRLLEEFEKVRGLEPGRIGFEIQIETSQSILATDGTATVARMIGAAEGRATGLHYGTFDYSACLGVSAAYQTSDHPAADHAKAIMQVAAAGTGVRVSDGSTNVLPIGTTEKVHDAWRLHYGLTRRALARAYYQGWDMHPGHIPTRYAAVFAFYREGFEQAAARLSAYAAHREGGDVADEPASAKALAGYLLRGLDCGALDVGEVTRLTGLTLARLQSFSGPRRGDLTPHGK
- a CDS encoding endonuclease/exonuclease/phosphatase family protein, which gives rise to MPNDTRVTRRFGLQTALAAVAVPLFTTALAASPVHAVERAGRRLEVMSFNLRYASTTPPNTWADRRPVARELLRRGRPHVIGTQEGLYQQVRDIAEDLGQHYDWIGTGRAGGSRDEFMSVFYDTRRLAPVEYDHYWLSDTPDVIGSNTWGGGSIRMVTWVRFHDLRTDTELYVLNTHLDNASQYARARAASLIAERIPALDPSLPLLVTGDFNVAAHKNPVYDTLLGAGLVDTWDAADERGKAYATFHGYKPLVPDGDRIDWILATPGVRVHSAAINTFSQGGQFPSDHLPVQASLSL
- a CDS encoding electron transfer flavoprotein subunit alpha/FixB family protein; translated protein: MAEVLVYVDHVDGAVRKPTLELLTLARRIGDPVAVALGNGAGDTAAALAEHGAVKVLTNDAAELADYLVVPKVDALQAAYDAVSPAAVLVPSSAEGKEIAARLALRVKGGIITDAVDLEADGEGVVATQSAFAASYTTKSRVSTGTPVVTVKPNSAPVEAAPAAGAVEALSVSFSEQATGTKVVSRTPRESTGRPELTEAAIVVSGGRGVNGADNFHLIESLADSLGAAVGASRAAVDAGWYPHSNQVGQTGKSVSPQLYIASGISGAIQHRAGMQTSKTIVAINKDAEAPIFDLVDYGVVGDLFDVVPALTEEVNTRKG
- a CDS encoding electron transfer flavoprotein subunit beta/FixA family protein, which encodes MSLRIVVTVKYVPDATGDRHFADDLTVDRDDVDGLLSELDEYAVEQALQIADEADDAEITVLTVGPEDAKDALRKALSMGADKAIHVEDDDLHGTDALGTSLVLAKAIEKAGYDLVISGMASTDGTMGVVPALLAERLGVPQVTLLSEVSVADGVVKGRRDGDAASEQLEASLPAVVSVTDQSGEARYPSFKGIMAAKKKPVQAWDLSDLDLEAEQVGLEGAWTKVESATERPARSAGTIVKDEGEGGKQLAEFLAGQKFI